In Fluviicola taffensis DSM 16823, the following are encoded in one genomic region:
- a CDS encoding RluA family pseudouridine synthase: protein MEQIRAEDVLYEDNHLLVVNKHAGENVQGDISGDFPLVEKVREFIRHKFDKPGNVFCGLIHRLDRPVSGAIAFARTSKALTRMNKLFAEKHPRKIYWAVVEKAPKEKSGSLTHHLERNEKQNKTYAFQEERKNTKEARLKYRQLLSSDNYTLLEVELETGRHHQIRAQLSAIGCIIKGDLKYGAKRSNPDGSIYLHSRELEFEHPTSKEVVKIIAPVPQDKLWQWFEIELKKQKK from the coding sequence ATGGAGCAAATCCGAGCTGAAGATGTTCTCTACGAGGATAATCACCTGTTGGTGGTTAATAAACATGCAGGAGAAAATGTACAAGGCGATATTTCGGGCGACTTTCCATTGGTGGAAAAAGTGCGTGAATTCATTCGTCATAAATTTGATAAACCTGGAAATGTTTTCTGTGGATTGATTCATCGATTGGATAGACCTGTTTCTGGAGCAATTGCTTTTGCCCGAACAAGTAAAGCGCTTACTCGTATGAATAAACTCTTTGCTGAAAAACATCCCCGCAAAATTTATTGGGCGGTTGTTGAAAAGGCTCCCAAGGAAAAGTCAGGTTCTTTAACACATCATTTGGAGAGAAATGAAAAGCAAAATAAAACATATGCTTTCCAGGAAGAGCGAAAAAACACCAAAGAAGCACGATTAAAATACAGACAGTTGTTGAGTTCGGACAATTACACCTTGTTGGAGGTAGAGTTGGAAACGGGTCGACATCATCAAATTCGCGCGCAATTGTCTGCAATAGGCTGCATCATTAAAGGCGATTTGAAATATGGAGCTAAGCGCTCAAATCCAGATGGTTCTATATATTTGCATTCCAGGGAATTGGAATTTGAACATCCAACTTCCAAAGAAGTTGTAAAAATAATAGCTCCAGTGCCACAAGATAAACTCTGGCAGTGGTTTGAAATTGAACTGAAAAAGCAAAAAAAATGA
- a CDS encoding two-component regulator propeller domain-containing protein — MKLIPVFLLFTSFIIAQTKPYYYPVQTSLGDHRITTIVQDDFGRLILGTDKGIFTFNGFQSKQIPSSKLYSNDILQIIKLQNRFYGLNKTGQLFVVKEDRVSTIPIPQIKSPIVRLEETANGELRIICSEAIYTYSLQPFSLKSTVHIPFYEKGKAELIDYSENEKGSYALLSSNEFVDLKDQTARTLPGMTGRWLMNLKNKLVILPAKPNSNISMQFSNKRFKNLNKLIGSFNHSIQKVCTIDEHIYLLSETGLIILRAGEMKIQSVIVGMHVTAVFQDKDKNVWIGTKTKGLYCMPFGSYKLLNATEFNSLEAYNNQIIARTNGGETQFLTSFGKKSNKNPFKNTNPQENVANAEIATPIILADEFVKSILPLKAGGYLIASSKGLFKIDAKTPKEFRKKLLKPDGRTEIFANPIKDLVVSDSSSEMLFSNLEGLFTLNLETLEYHSIRYFNESIDPSQILFNNRKWYVLSSTNKIFTINKGRITHEVNFRENGTNILVTKLKIYNNKFYILSDKTLYRTDQLDGNLERLDELSRMNDLFLRDFVILDKKVFVATQLGLFLFKWEQFKSDFPSFILGKPTGDFQTKNSPKFESENTEVIIPYELVELMGNHPYDLQYRLIRNDNTEQVSWSNTSLGLTKLTFEHLSSGSYKLELRLFDPGTKSFSKLISTSFLVKASWYEDTLIWFIAGILVGFFGLLYLKRRKRLKKMELN; from the coding sequence ATGAAACTGATTCCTGTTTTTCTTCTATTCACATCATTCATTATTGCCCAAACAAAACCCTATTATTATCCAGTTCAAACTTCTTTGGGAGACCATCGAATTACAACTATCGTTCAAGATGATTTTGGACGATTAATTCTTGGAACAGATAAAGGGATTTTTACATTCAATGGATTCCAATCGAAGCAAATTCCTTCTTCAAAATTATATTCAAATGATATTCTGCAAATCATTAAGCTTCAAAATCGGTTTTATGGATTGAATAAAACAGGGCAATTGTTCGTTGTAAAAGAAGATCGAGTTTCTACGATTCCAATTCCCCAAATTAAAAGTCCGATAGTTCGCTTAGAGGAAACTGCAAATGGCGAATTGCGGATTATTTGCTCTGAAGCGATTTATACTTACTCATTGCAGCCATTTTCTTTGAAATCAACCGTTCATATTCCCTTTTATGAAAAAGGAAAGGCAGAATTGATTGACTATAGTGAGAATGAGAAAGGAAGTTATGCTTTGCTTTCAAGTAATGAATTTGTAGATCTCAAGGATCAAACTGCCAGAACGCTACCTGGAATGACAGGTAGATGGTTGATGAATTTGAAAAATAAGCTCGTCATTTTACCAGCGAAGCCCAATTCGAATATTTCGATGCAATTTTCAAACAAACGCTTTAAGAATCTGAATAAATTAATCGGTTCATTCAATCATTCAATTCAAAAAGTATGTACGATTGACGAACATATTTATTTGTTGTCGGAAACCGGCTTGATTATTCTGAGAGCAGGAGAAATGAAGATTCAGTCGGTCATTGTTGGAATGCATGTAACGGCTGTTTTTCAGGATAAGGATAAAAATGTATGGATTGGCACGAAAACGAAAGGATTGTATTGCATGCCTTTTGGAAGCTATAAGTTGCTAAATGCGACTGAATTTAACTCTTTGGAGGCTTACAATAATCAGATAATCGCGCGAACCAATGGAGGTGAAACTCAATTTCTAACTTCATTTGGTAAGAAGAGCAACAAAAACCCATTTAAGAATACAAATCCTCAAGAGAATGTTGCAAATGCAGAAATTGCTACTCCCATTATTTTAGCAGATGAATTTGTGAAATCAATTTTGCCTTTAAAAGCTGGAGGATATTTGATTGCTTCCTCAAAAGGCTTATTTAAAATTGATGCAAAAACTCCAAAGGAGTTTCGGAAAAAATTACTTAAGCCCGATGGAAGAACAGAAATTTTTGCCAATCCAATCAAAGATTTAGTGGTTTCTGACTCCTCAAGTGAAATGCTTTTCTCCAATCTTGAAGGATTGTTTACCTTGAATTTAGAAACCTTGGAATATCACTCGATTCGTTATTTCAATGAGAGCATTGATCCTTCTCAAATTTTGTTTAATAACCGAAAATGGTATGTATTGAGTTCAACGAATAAAATTTTCACAATCAATAAAGGAAGAATAACGCATGAAGTAAATTTTAGAGAAAATGGAACGAATATCCTTGTCACGAAACTCAAAATTTACAACAATAAATTCTACATTCTTTCCGATAAGACTTTATATAGAACGGATCAATTGGATGGGAATTTAGAGCGATTGGACGAACTTTCACGGATGAATGACTTATTCCTAAGAGATTTTGTTATTCTAGACAAAAAAGTGTTTGTAGCAACTCAATTGGGCTTGTTCTTGTTCAAATGGGAGCAATTCAAATCTGATTTTCCATCCTTTATTCTAGGTAAACCAACGGGAGATTTTCAAACTAAAAATTCGCCTAAATTCGAATCTGAAAACACGGAAGTCATCATTCCTTACGAATTGGTGGAGTTGATGGGAAATCACCCGTATGACTTACAGTACCGATTGATTCGAAATGATAATACGGAGCAAGTATCTTGGTCTAATACATCTTTGGGTTTAACAAAACTGACCTTTGAGCACTTAAGTTCTGGATCTTACAAGTTAGAATTACGTTTATTTGATCCAGGAACAAAAAGTTTCTCCAAATTAATAAGCACTTCATTTTTAGTGAAAGCTTCTTGGTATGAAGATACGTTGATTTGGTTTATTGCTGGAATTCTAGTTGGCTTTTTCGGCCTACTTTATCTGAAGCGGAGAAAGCGATTGAAAAAAATGGAATTGAACTAA
- a CDS encoding tetratricopeptide repeat-containing sensor histidine kinase: protein MKKGCFLFLVTLFTSIQSFGQCDTNKINLRNDAVLNLCYENPKAAIKECKQIAIQANECGFYIGEIRAYIRIGIAYDVLSQTDLSIENYQKALFIAKENNYFKGIASCQNNLGLIYWRKNDLKRAIQSFHKAKLFFEKMDDYSNVGATQNNLGLLYEELDSRSTALYWYRKSAASYKRGNDKDQILDTYSNMGTIFNSLKQRDSSLYYSELAIKGYRRTSNKYGLAIVLCNKAMVLAELKQYPKAEISYRESASLAKEIENEYLYLSTLINWARIYKHQKDQRQEEKLLREALPIAEKLQANEQLYKISKALGSICLDQNKNREARILWDKYEAFHLKYYKELRDQTIARTNAIYDIKSEKQRSELYRKKKDTELREQQLNRKLENTYWIVLVAILFLTVITLIFYFRKRALKKELIAQQQVFQATNEERKRISYDLHDLVGSQLSFVVNNLELLTFTDQDNERISRTFQMSQEAMGSLRDTVWALHTENMSSKVLVERMKNVSKRWLVDNGMDVQYSVKLSDSELDSGTSLHVMRIFQEAISNVYKHAETKKVKIDLQEEEEFIEMTIEDFGKGFDPDFRPDFHYGLKSIEERAKKIGASYSIQQTDKHSGMIVQLKWKKNSSIA, encoded by the coding sequence ATGAAAAAAGGTTGTTTCTTATTCTTAGTTACTCTTTTTACATCCATTCAGAGTTTTGGACAATGCGATACCAATAAAATCAATCTCCGGAACGATGCTGTTCTTAATTTGTGCTATGAAAATCCAAAAGCAGCTATAAAAGAATGCAAACAAATTGCGATTCAAGCCAATGAATGTGGGTTTTACATTGGAGAAATTAGAGCTTACATTCGAATCGGAATAGCTTATGATGTGCTTTCTCAAACAGATTTGTCCATCGAGAATTACCAGAAAGCACTTTTCATTGCTAAAGAGAACAACTATTTTAAAGGGATTGCTTCTTGTCAGAATAATTTGGGTTTGATTTACTGGCGAAAAAATGATTTGAAACGCGCCATTCAATCTTTTCACAAAGCGAAGTTGTTTTTTGAAAAAATGGATGATTACTCCAATGTTGGAGCCACTCAAAACAATCTAGGATTACTTTATGAAGAATTGGATTCGAGAAGTACGGCTTTGTACTGGTATCGAAAAAGTGCCGCATCTTATAAACGAGGAAATGACAAAGATCAAATTTTGGATACTTACTCAAACATGGGAACCATTTTTAATTCCCTAAAACAGAGAGATTCTAGTTTGTATTATTCCGAATTGGCAATTAAAGGATATCGAAGAACATCGAATAAATACGGATTAGCGATTGTATTGTGCAATAAAGCAATGGTTTTGGCTGAATTGAAACAATACCCAAAGGCGGAAATATCGTATCGCGAAAGTGCATCTCTTGCTAAGGAAATTGAAAATGAATATTTGTATCTCAGTACTTTAATTAATTGGGCGAGAATCTACAAACATCAAAAAGATCAAAGGCAAGAAGAAAAGTTATTGCGTGAAGCTTTGCCAATTGCAGAAAAACTCCAAGCCAATGAGCAATTGTATAAAATTTCAAAAGCGCTTGGTTCGATTTGTTTGGATCAAAATAAGAATCGAGAGGCACGAATTCTTTGGGATAAATATGAAGCATTTCACTTGAAATATTACAAAGAGCTTCGGGATCAAACGATTGCTAGAACCAATGCCATTTACGATATTAAATCTGAGAAACAACGATCAGAACTTTACCGCAAAAAGAAAGATACCGAATTGCGTGAACAACAGTTGAATCGGAAATTGGAAAATACGTATTGGATTGTTCTTGTTGCCATTTTATTCCTAACGGTTATTACACTGATATTCTACTTTAGAAAGCGCGCTTTAAAGAAGGAATTAATTGCTCAGCAACAAGTTTTTCAAGCTACCAATGAAGAACGGAAACGAATCTCGTATGATTTGCATGATTTAGTGGGCTCACAGTTGAGTTTTGTGGTGAATAACTTGGAATTACTGACTTTCACCGATCAAGACAATGAGCGAATCTCTAGAACTTTTCAAATGAGTCAGGAAGCAATGGGATCTTTGCGAGATACTGTTTGGGCTTTGCACACCGAAAATATGTCTTCGAAGGTATTGGTTGAACGGATGAAGAACGTTTCCAAAAGATGGCTCGTTGATAATGGGATGGATGTTCAATATAGTGTCAAATTGAGTGATTCAGAATTGGATTCAGGAACTTCGCTTCATGTGATGCGCATTTTCCAAGAAGCAATTAGCAACGTTTATAAACACGCTGAAACCAAGAAGGTAAAGATCGACTTGCAGGAAGAAGAAGAGTTCATTGAGATGACGATTGAAGATTTTGGAAAAGGATTTGATCCTGATTTTAGACCAGACTTTCACTACGGATTGAAAAGTATCGAAGAGCGTGCAAAAAAAATAGGAGCAAGTTATTCCATTCAACAAACCGATAAGCATTCAGGAATGATTGTTCAACTGAAATGGAAAAAAAATAGCTCAATTGCGTAA
- a CDS encoding response regulator transcription factor, with the protein MGMCSIGIVDDKVYNVQILTEKLEAKSGVKVALTAYNGQAFLHILPTLTTLPEIIFMDIDMPVLDGIEAVKQAKALYPQIHFIMITVFDDEERIFSAIQAGASGYLLKDESIANLHLAIDNVLNFGAAPLAPMIAKKAYNFIQNQNKESNIQEENSPLSSREMDILNCLAQGKSYTIIADELFISPHTVRKHMTNIYEKLHVNSKVEAVRLAMQKKWV; encoded by the coding sequence ATGGGAATGTGTTCGATAGGAATCGTTGACGACAAGGTCTACAATGTACAAATTTTGACTGAAAAGTTAGAAGCTAAATCAGGAGTAAAAGTTGCCTTAACTGCTTATAACGGACAGGCGTTTCTGCATATTCTACCAACATTAACAACGTTGCCTGAAATTATTTTCATGGATATTGACATGCCAGTTTTAGATGGTATTGAAGCTGTGAAACAAGCCAAAGCACTGTATCCGCAAATTCATTTTATCATGATTACTGTATTCGATGATGAAGAACGGATCTTCTCGGCAATTCAAGCTGGAGCAAGTGGTTATTTATTGAAAGATGAATCCATCGCGAATCTTCATTTAGCAATAGACAATGTATTGAACTTCGGTGCAGCTCCTTTAGCTCCAATGATTGCGAAGAAAGCCTATAATTTCATTCAGAATCAAAACAAAGAATCGAATATTCAGGAAGAAAATTCTCCGCTGAGTTCACGTGAAATGGATATTTTGAATTGCTTAGCCCAAGGTAAGAGTTATACCATTATTGCAGATGAACTCTTTATTAGTCCACACACGGTACGAAAACACATGACGAATATCTATGAAAAGCTCCATGTGAATTCGAAAGTAGAAGCGGTTCGTTTAGCGATGCAGAAGAAATGGGTTTAA
- a CDS encoding PorP/SprF family type IX secretion system membrane protein yields the protein MRVTLLILFLVIGTKNILAQDANFSQFYNNPIYYNPSMTAVNNGIAIRLNARSLWGPIPGRFNTFSFSAEAQTMYKMGLGIMAYSDVGGEALLRTAGGYVNYSYRPVDTKNFILQAGVSGGFITKNIDWSKLTFSDQLHETMGNVNTSSFNRPGYNTVSYADFSAGLVARFNGSARKQSGAFKRFNATIGGAIHHLSQPKDAFLGDNEKLPFKLVFHGQSNLLFNEFIVSPGIVFEMQNEFKTFSIGSNFVSQPFIIGIWFRNRTAALNFKHYDSFIFTLGLNLKSKSETIWRVTYNFDMTISRLKTSSYGSHELSLLFEIPNRVLFSSNVNSKNMKRRYRCPKEFSGF from the coding sequence ATGAGAGTAACCCTTTTAATCCTATTTCTAGTTATTGGAACAAAAAATATTCTTGCTCAGGATGCGAATTTTTCGCAGTTCTATAATAATCCCATTTATTACAATCCTTCCATGACAGCCGTAAATAATGGAATTGCCATTCGTTTAAATGCCCGGTCGTTATGGGGGCCGATTCCTGGAAGATTCAACACTTTTTCGTTCTCTGCGGAAGCACAAACAATGTACAAAATGGGATTAGGAATCATGGCCTACTCAGATGTTGGTGGAGAAGCCCTTTTGCGCACTGCAGGAGGTTATGTCAATTATTCTTACAGACCAGTTGATACGAAAAATTTCATCCTTCAGGCTGGAGTGAGTGGTGGATTTATTACTAAAAACATTGATTGGTCTAAATTGACATTTTCTGATCAACTACATGAAACAATGGGAAATGTGAACACGAGTAGTTTCAATCGACCAGGTTATAATACCGTTTCGTATGCAGATTTCAGCGCGGGATTAGTAGCGCGTTTCAATGGATCTGCTCGAAAACAAAGTGGAGCATTTAAAAGATTCAATGCAACAATTGGTGGGGCTATTCATCATTTATCACAACCCAAAGATGCCTTTTTGGGAGACAATGAGAAACTGCCGTTCAAATTGGTATTTCATGGGCAATCAAATCTTCTTTTCAACGAGTTTATTGTTTCTCCTGGAATTGTTTTCGAAATGCAAAATGAATTCAAGACATTTAGTATCGGAAGTAATTTTGTGAGTCAACCATTTATCATTGGAATTTGGTTTAGAAACAGAACAGCTGCACTCAATTTCAAGCATTATGATTCCTTTATTTTTACGCTTGGCTTAAACCTAAAAAGTAAATCTGAAACCATTTGGCGCGTAACTTACAACTTTGACATGACGATCTCTCGCTTAAAAACGAGCAGTTATGGAAGTCACGAGCTTTCGCTATTATTCGAAATACCAAACAGAGTATTGTTCTCTAGCAATGTGAATAGCAAAAATATGAAGAGACGTTATCGTTGTCCGAAGGAATTTAGTGGATTCTAG